One genomic segment of Scylla paramamosain isolate STU-SP2022 chromosome 11, ASM3559412v1, whole genome shotgun sequence includes these proteins:
- the LOC135105123 gene encoding uncharacterized protein LOC135105123 isoform X1, whose translation MAVGSGGGGGGGGRMVVAIVVVMSAVVSPAVGQTVDGDGGDGVGGGIFQLYKSCGASINVSNLAVERTMWLRGAGEEVTLTTLRNSSEPCVLPPNASHQVTVGIHLQVHVGSAAGEEEEEDEEDKDVCNFVRHAVFVLPKGVLMVSCLADKTKAEAEMLGAEGSSSNAPPRPKPQGRALDPPSTADKPDHTPTTTPPSSSQAPPAAATRFEPFSTGTRVEGLDTTLTAIGAHFSTEAPPLTDDRGMWTTLGQDTTLKEGTTRWQEMTEMPTSTPEYVIESRTAEATDGNTKSPSPGSSSSSSTQNTGQAGKIPPLLRTRPPLIRNENISVRELTAQSGGQVSEEQVSGDHDDHVIYFAGAGAGVGVLVLGVVVVVCVAYYRSRKVKKMNPTDMFMSGGYQDSLNSLSGSHGAYLNAHVMYSGADPEFAESFELEERIMNSNISYSAHDIPKCLKGP comes from the exons ATGGCTGTGGGTAgtgggggtggaggtggtggcggtggaagaATGGTGGTAGcaatagttgtggtgatgtcGGCAGTGGTCAGCCCCGCCGTAGGTCAgactgttgatggtgatggtggtgatggtgttggtggtggcatTTTTCAGCTCTACAAGT CGTGCGGGGCGTCCATTAATGTATCTAACTTGGCGGTGGAGAGGACGATGTGGCTGCGGGGAGCGGGAGAGGAAGTCACCCTCACTACTTTAAGAAACTCCAGTGAGCCTTGCGTCCTGCCGCCCAACGCCTCCCATCAG gTGACGGTCGGCATTCATCTGCAGGTGCACGTGGGAAGCgctgcaggagaggaggaggaggaggatgaggaggacaaggacgtgTGTAACTTCGTCAGACACGCTGTGTTTGTGCTTCCCAAGGGCGTCCTTATGGTGTCCTGTCTGGCGG ACAAAACGAAAGCCGAGGCGGAGATGCTCGGCGCTGAGGGGTCTTCCAGCAACGCACCACCTCGTCCCAAGCCACAAGGCCGCGCCCTGGATCCTCCTTCCACTGCAGACAAACCAGACCACACCCCCACCACAACCCCGCCATCAAGTTCTCAAGCGCCTCCTGCAGCAGCGACAAGATTTGAGCCGTTCAGCACCGGGACACGAGTTGAGGGTTTGGACACCACCCTCACGGCGATTGGAGCCCATTTCTCCACCGAAGCTCCACCTCTGACCGACGACAGGGGAATGTGGACAACGCTAGGGCAGGACACTACTCTAAAAGAAGGCACGACGCGATGGCAGGAGATGACGGAGATGCCGACAAGCACTCCTGAGTACGTGATCGAGAGCCGAACGGCAGAGGCAACTGATGGCAACACAAAATCGCCATCgcctggcagcagcagcagcagcagcacgcaGAACACAGGCCAGGCAGGGAAGATACCACCGTTGTTAAGGACACGCCCACCACTAATCAGAAACGAAAACATCTCTGTCCGGGAACTGACGGCGCAGAGTGGCGGCCAGGTGTCTGAGGAACAGGTTTCTGGCGATCACGACGACCACGTCATCTACTTCGCAGGGGCGGGGGCGGGCGTGGGGGTGCTGGTgctgggcgtggtggtggtggtctgcgtGGCTTACTATCGGAGTCGtaaggtgaaaaaaatgaatcCCACGGACATGTTCATGAGCGGCGGGTACCAGGACTCCTTGAACAGCCTGAGCGGCAGTCATGGTGCCTACCTCAATGCCCACGTCATGTACTCCGGCGCCGACCCAGAGTTTGCGGAGTCCTTTGAGCTGGAGGAGCGGATCATGAACAGCAATATATCCTACTCCGCCCACGACATTCCCAAGTGCCTTAAGGGACCCTAg
- the LOC135105123 gene encoding uncharacterized protein LOC135105123 isoform X2: MVMVVMVLVVAFFSSTSVTCGASINVSNLAVERTMWLRGAGEEVTLTTLRNSSEPCVLPPNASHQVTVGIHLQVHVGSAAGEEEEEDEEDKDVCNFVRHAVFVLPKGVLMVSCLADKTKAEAEMLGAEGSSSNAPPRPKPQGRALDPPSTADKPDHTPTTTPPSSSQAPPAAATRFEPFSTGTRVEGLDTTLTAIGAHFSTEAPPLTDDRGMWTTLGQDTTLKEGTTRWQEMTEMPTSTPEYVIESRTAEATDGNTKSPSPGSSSSSSTQNTGQAGKIPPLLRTRPPLIRNENISVRELTAQSGGQVSEEQVSGDHDDHVIYFAGAGAGVGVLVLGVVVVVCVAYYRSRKVKKMNPTDMFMSGGYQDSLNSLSGSHGAYLNAHVMYSGADPEFAESFELEERIMNSNISYSAHDIPKCLKGP; the protein is encoded by the exons atggtgatggtggtgatggtgttggtggtggcatTTTTCAGCTCTACAAGTGTGA CGTGCGGGGCGTCCATTAATGTATCTAACTTGGCGGTGGAGAGGACGATGTGGCTGCGGGGAGCGGGAGAGGAAGTCACCCTCACTACTTTAAGAAACTCCAGTGAGCCTTGCGTCCTGCCGCCCAACGCCTCCCATCAG gTGACGGTCGGCATTCATCTGCAGGTGCACGTGGGAAGCgctgcaggagaggaggaggaggaggatgaggaggacaaggacgtgTGTAACTTCGTCAGACACGCTGTGTTTGTGCTTCCCAAGGGCGTCCTTATGGTGTCCTGTCTGGCGG ACAAAACGAAAGCCGAGGCGGAGATGCTCGGCGCTGAGGGGTCTTCCAGCAACGCACCACCTCGTCCCAAGCCACAAGGCCGCGCCCTGGATCCTCCTTCCACTGCAGACAAACCAGACCACACCCCCACCACAACCCCGCCATCAAGTTCTCAAGCGCCTCCTGCAGCAGCGACAAGATTTGAGCCGTTCAGCACCGGGACACGAGTTGAGGGTTTGGACACCACCCTCACGGCGATTGGAGCCCATTTCTCCACCGAAGCTCCACCTCTGACCGACGACAGGGGAATGTGGACAACGCTAGGGCAGGACACTACTCTAAAAGAAGGCACGACGCGATGGCAGGAGATGACGGAGATGCCGACAAGCACTCCTGAGTACGTGATCGAGAGCCGAACGGCAGAGGCAACTGATGGCAACACAAAATCGCCATCgcctggcagcagcagcagcagcagcacgcaGAACACAGGCCAGGCAGGGAAGATACCACCGTTGTTAAGGACACGCCCACCACTAATCAGAAACGAAAACATCTCTGTCCGGGAACTGACGGCGCAGAGTGGCGGCCAGGTGTCTGAGGAACAGGTTTCTGGCGATCACGACGACCACGTCATCTACTTCGCAGGGGCGGGGGCGGGCGTGGGGGTGCTGGTgctgggcgtggtggtggtggtctgcgtGGCTTACTATCGGAGTCGtaaggtgaaaaaaatgaatcCCACGGACATGTTCATGAGCGGCGGGTACCAGGACTCCTTGAACAGCCTGAGCGGCAGTCATGGTGCCTACCTCAATGCCCACGTCATGTACTCCGGCGCCGACCCAGAGTTTGCGGAGTCCTTTGAGCTGGAGGAGCGGATCATGAACAGCAATATATCCTACTCCGCCCACGACATTCCCAAGTGCCTTAAGGGACCCTAg
- the LOC135105123 gene encoding uncharacterized protein LOC135105123 isoform X3, with product MWLRGAGEEVTLTTLRNSSEPCVLPPNASHQVTVGIHLQVHVGSAAGEEEEEDEEDKDVCNFVRHAVFVLPKGVLMVSCLADKTKAEAEMLGAEGSSSNAPPRPKPQGRALDPPSTADKPDHTPTTTPPSSSQAPPAAATRFEPFSTGTRVEGLDTTLTAIGAHFSTEAPPLTDDRGMWTTLGQDTTLKEGTTRWQEMTEMPTSTPEYVIESRTAEATDGNTKSPSPGSSSSSSTQNTGQAGKIPPLLRTRPPLIRNENISVRELTAQSGGQVSEEQVSGDHDDHVIYFAGAGAGVGVLVLGVVVVVCVAYYRSRKVKKMNPTDMFMSGGYQDSLNSLSGSHGAYLNAHVMYSGADPEFAESFELEERIMNSNISYSAHDIPKCLKGP from the exons ATGTGGCTGCGGGGAGCGGGAGAGGAAGTCACCCTCACTACTTTAAGAAACTCCAGTGAGCCTTGCGTCCTGCCGCCCAACGCCTCCCATCAG gTGACGGTCGGCATTCATCTGCAGGTGCACGTGGGAAGCgctgcaggagaggaggaggaggaggatgaggaggacaaggacgtgTGTAACTTCGTCAGACACGCTGTGTTTGTGCTTCCCAAGGGCGTCCTTATGGTGTCCTGTCTGGCGG ACAAAACGAAAGCCGAGGCGGAGATGCTCGGCGCTGAGGGGTCTTCCAGCAACGCACCACCTCGTCCCAAGCCACAAGGCCGCGCCCTGGATCCTCCTTCCACTGCAGACAAACCAGACCACACCCCCACCACAACCCCGCCATCAAGTTCTCAAGCGCCTCCTGCAGCAGCGACAAGATTTGAGCCGTTCAGCACCGGGACACGAGTTGAGGGTTTGGACACCACCCTCACGGCGATTGGAGCCCATTTCTCCACCGAAGCTCCACCTCTGACCGACGACAGGGGAATGTGGACAACGCTAGGGCAGGACACTACTCTAAAAGAAGGCACGACGCGATGGCAGGAGATGACGGAGATGCCGACAAGCACTCCTGAGTACGTGATCGAGAGCCGAACGGCAGAGGCAACTGATGGCAACACAAAATCGCCATCgcctggcagcagcagcagcagcagcacgcaGAACACAGGCCAGGCAGGGAAGATACCACCGTTGTTAAGGACACGCCCACCACTAATCAGAAACGAAAACATCTCTGTCCGGGAACTGACGGCGCAGAGTGGCGGCCAGGTGTCTGAGGAACAGGTTTCTGGCGATCACGACGACCACGTCATCTACTTCGCAGGGGCGGGGGCGGGCGTGGGGGTGCTGGTgctgggcgtggtggtggtggtctgcgtGGCTTACTATCGGAGTCGtaaggtgaaaaaaatgaatcCCACGGACATGTTCATGAGCGGCGGGTACCAGGACTCCTTGAACAGCCTGAGCGGCAGTCATGGTGCCTACCTCAATGCCCACGTCATGTACTCCGGCGCCGACCCAGAGTTTGCGGAGTCCTTTGAGCTGGAGGAGCGGATCATGAACAGCAATATATCCTACTCCGCCCACGACATTCCCAAGTGCCTTAAGGGACCCTAg
- the LOC135105125 gene encoding LOW QUALITY PROTEIN: integrin beta-PS-like (The sequence of the model RefSeq protein was modified relative to this genomic sequence to represent the inferred CDS: inserted 1 base in 1 codon), with amino-acid sequence MRRRGMVAAVVLAVVIAAVCGEQQSQGQECRAQRTCDKCIQTKGCSWCINPQSGDHCQLAANFNASFCNANDIRNPHNTVTLVQNEELTGTIQKNRKEWDKNAEIYQLKPQRVKLQLRKGMPQKLDIKYRRALDYPVDLYYLMDLSNSMKDDKEHLANAGAILAETMRNLTTQFTLGFGSFVDKVMMPFTNTTQLHNSAPCAGCXPPYSFRNDMKLSQDHAAFTEQVSNAQISGNLDHPEGGFDALMQAMVCTDQIGWRDKVRHILVFSTDAKFHHAGDGRLAGVVEPNDEKCHLNEDNEYTAFDKYDYPSIAQINKVAEEKNINIIFAVLQNERLYRELQQQIKTSSFGLLEEGSANVVDLIKEQYNSISSSVSLTDNSTSAITIKYSSSCKGSVVRETRDCDGISEDDEVTFNLEITANTCSGGEQSIVEVKTLEASVILEIELLCTCDCPLDVSSSQCKNGGSLTCGVCECPSGFYGEECQCASGGESQDIRQIHDQTSKCMASETDTRPCSGRGACKCGVCNCFKPEEVSGTYCQCNKRKCMSSNKLECSGHGTCDCNECRCNEGYSGVHCHCNDQDCIPTGSEEACSGHGKCDCGRCICDQQKNVTYTGRFCEDCLSCGGGKCKKFRDCVQCFHFGIGPLKDNCEQCEFSKAVENLDDYMYENSRLCTFEDEDGCYLNFTYRYLEATNKDEVHVQAERKCREKPPIAAIVFALIGTIVGIGVLSLILWKIFTTIHDKREYAKFLEETKRPQFNAEQNPLFIDPNTTTQNPMFEGQKH; translated from the exons atgaggaggagaggcatggtggcggcggtggtgctggCTGTGGTGATCGCCGCGGTGTGTGGGGAGCAGCAGAGCCAGGGGCAGGAGTGTAGGGCGCAGAGGACGTGTGACAAATGCATCCAAACGAAAGGGTGTTCGTGGTGCATCAATCCCCAG AGCGGGGATCACTGCCAACTTGCCGCCAACTTTAATGCATCCTTCTGTAACGCCAATGACATCAGGAACCCACACAACACCGTGACACTGGTACAGAACGAGGAGCTAACAG GCACAATCcagaagaacaggaaagaatGGGACAAAAACGCGGAGATTTACCAACTAAAGCCACAAAGAGTGAAGCTCCAGCTGCGCAAGG GGATGCCACAGAAACTGGACATCAAGTACCGGCGCGCCCTTGACTACCCCGTCGACCTGTACTACCTCATGGACCTCTCCAACTCCATGAAGGACGACAAGGAGCATCTGGCCAACGCGGGCGCTATTCTGGCAGAGACCATGAGGAACCTTACAACGCAGTTCACCCTCGGCTTCGGCTCCTTCGTGGACAAGGTCATGATGCCtttcaccaacaccacccagctcca taaTTCAGCCCCGTGCGCCGGCT GCCCCCCTTACTCCTTCAGGAATGACATGAAGCTTAGTCAGGACCACGCAGCCTTCACG gagcaaGTGTCCAACGCCCAGATCTCTGGCAACCTGGACCATCCCGAGGGCGGGTTCGATGCACTGATGCAGGCCATGGTGTGCACAGATCAGATTGGGTGGCGGGACAAGGTGCGCCACATTCTCGTCTTCTCCACTGACGCGAAGTTCCATCACGCTGGCGACGGACGG CTGGCAGGGGTGGTGGAGCCCAATGATGAGAAGTGTCACCTGAACGAAGACAACGAGTACACGGCCTTTGACAAGTACGACTACCCATCCATTGCACAG ATCAACAAAGTggcagaggaaaagaacatCAACATCATCTTCGCCGTGCTGCAGAACGAGAGACTCTACCGCGAACTTCAGCAACAGATCAAAACCTCTTCCTTTGGCTTGCTGGAGGAAGGATCGGCGAACGTGGTGGACCTCATCAAGGAACAGTACAAT AGCATCTCGAGCAGCGTGTCCCTCACAGACAATAGCACCAGCGCCATCACCATCAAGTACAGCTCCTCCTGCAAGGGGAGTGTGGTCAGGGAGACCAGGGACTGTGACGGCATTAGCGAGGACGACGAGGTAACCTTCAACCTGGAGATCACG GCCAACACGTGTTCGGGTGGGGAGCAATCCATTGTGGAGGTGAAGACTCTGGAGGCGAGCGTGATTCTTGAGATTGAACTCCTGTGTacctgtgactgcccccttgat GTTTCCAGCTCACAGTGCAAAAACGGCGGCTCCCTGACATGCGGCGTGTGCGAGTGCCCGAGTGGCTTTTACGGAGAGGAGTGTCAGTGTGCGAGTGGCGGCGAGTCCCAAGATATAAGGCAA ATCCACGACCAGACCAGCAAGTGCATGGCCAGCGAGACGGACACAAGGCCTTGCTCGGGGCGCGGCGCCTGCAAGTGTGGCGTCTGCAACTGTTTCAAGCCT GAGGAGGTGTCCGGGACTTACTGCCAGTGTAATAAGCGGAAATGCATGAGCTCTAACAAGCTGGAGTGCTCAGGTCATGGCACATGTGACTGCAACGAGTGTAGATGTAATGAGGGATACTCTGGCGTCCACTGTCATTGTAACGACCAAGACTGCATCCCGACAG GGTCTGAAGAGGCGTGCTCGGGCCACGGCAAGTGTGATTGTGGCCGTTGCATCTGTGACCAGCAGAAGAACGTCACCTACACGGGCCGCTTCTGTGAGGACTGCCTG AGTTGTGGTGGAGGGAAGTGCAAAAAGTTCAGAGACTGTGTGCAGTGTTTCCACTTTGGGATTGGCCCACTCAAGGACAACTGCGAACAGTGCGAATTCTCCAAAGCTGTGGAGAATCTGGatg ACTACATGTACGAAAACTCCCGCCTGTGTACCTTCGAGGACGAGGACGGCTGCTACCTGAATTTCACCTACCGCTACCTGGAGGCCACCAACAAGGACGAGGTGCACGTGCAGGCAGAGAGGAAGTGCCGTGAAAAGCCACCCATTGCAG CCATCGTGTTCGCTCTGATCGGCACCATCGTGGGCATCGGCGTGCTCTCCCTCATTCTGTGGAAGATCTTCACCACCATCCACGACAAGCGGGAGTACGCCAAGTTCCTGGAGGAGACCAAGCGACCTCAGTTCAATGCT GAGCAAAACCCGCTGTTTATTGaccccaacaccaccacgcaGAACCCGATGTTTGAGGGCCAGAAACACTGA